The window GACCTGTCGGAGGCCCTGGTGCAGCCCGCGGCCGAGGACCCGGAGGTCGTGGTCGAGGTCGGACCCGGCGGCCGCTGGGTCGCCGAGTACTACCCGCACGACAGCGCGGACGACCTGCCCGACGGCGGCCTGCGGATCACCCTGCGCACGCCCGACCCGACATCGCTCCGCCGCCTGGCACTGCGGCTCGGCCGGGACGGCCGCATCGTCTCGCCCCCCGAGCTCGCCGACAGCGCCCGCGAAGCGGCCCGCGAAGCACTGGCGGCTTACGACGGCATCGAGACGGCCGGGGCGTCCGGCGGGGTGCAGCCGGCCGAGGCCGGTGAGCCGCGCGGCATGAGCGCGGCACGCCCCGTTCCGGACGGGCCGGACGGCGGACGCGAGTGACGCGCGGGTGCCCGCGGCGTGGACGGCCGAGTGCGGCCGCCCTCGGCATCGGCTGCGGTGCCGGGGCGGGGACCTGGCCGAGATCGGCGGTGAGCCGGGGGCGTCGGCGGCCGCGTGCTGTCGCCCCTGACATGGGCCGTGGTGCTGGGGCACGGGCCGGGCTGAGATCGGTGGTGAGCCGGGGTTGTCGGCGGCTGGGTGTGGCCCCCTCGGCATCGGCTGCGGTGCCGGGGTGCGGGCCTGGCCGATGTCTGTGGTGAGGCGGGCTGGTCGGATGTCAGCCGGGCGGAGCGTAGGCGGGTCAGCCGGGTGGACCGTAGGCGTGTCGCCCGAGGAAGAGGAGCGAGGGCTGTGAGCGAGTCGGTGGCGCCCGGTGTGCGTGGCATGACGGTGGAGTCCGCGTTCGCCGGGATGACGAGCGTGTCCCCGGTGGTCTTCAAGGCGGGCTGCCCGGACTGCCGGGAGCGCTTCGAGCTCACCGCGGCCGCGCTGCGCCTCGCCATCGGTGCCACCAGCCGCACCACCTTCTACTCCTTCACCTGCCCGGAGTGCGGCGCGTCCGTCCGCAAGCCCGCGGGGGAGCGGATCGTCGAGCTGCTCACCGGCGGCGGTGTGCGGACCCTGCGGCTCGCTCCGACTCCCTGAGGGTCTGGGCGTCCGCCCCTCCGGGAGGGTCTAGGCTCGACGGCATGTTCTGGCCGATGTTCGCGGTAGCCGTGGGGTTCGTGGGTCTCGCCGTGCTCGGGGTGCTCGCCGTCCGGGTCTTCGTGGAGGCACAGCGCCTGGGCAGGCAGGTCACCGACTCCGCGCGCCGTATCAACCGGGCCGCCGAGGATCTGGAGCGGGCCGCGGGCAGCGCGGCCCGGTCTGTGGACGCCCTGTGAGCCGTTCAGCAGGCGGCTGTGAGTTGCGCTTTGGGCCACTTCGCCCTGTCACCTCCGTGGTCCGGACAGGTACGCTGCTGGTCGCGGCCCGGTTAACGAGGCACTGGCCGCGGACGGGAGTACGCACAGGGGATGCAGAGGGATTGCCTCACGTTTACCCCTGAGCGTTACGATCGCTGTCAACACGATCGTTCGGACATATGTCCGACCGGTCGGACAGCACCCCACCCCCAGCCGCCTCGGTGAGAAGGTAAAGACTTATGTTCGGAAGGCTCGGAGCCCCCGAGATCATTCTCATCCTCGTCGTCATCATCCTGCTGTTCGGCGCGAAGAAGCTTCCGGACATGGCTCGGTCGCTCGGCAAGTCCGCCCGCATCCTCAAGAGCGAGGCCAAGGCGATGAAGGACGAGAACAAGTCGTCCACGACCCCGGCCGGCCCGCCCAACAACGACGAGCAGTCCTCGCACCGCACCATCCAGGCAGCGCCCGGTGACGTGACCAGCTCGCGTCCGGTCAACGAGCCCACGGACACGACGAAGCGCTGAAGCCGGGCCGGTGACCTCCGGCCCGCCGCACGAGATGGGAACGTGGGTTGCTGAAGTCTGCCCGCAAGCAGGAGAAGGATCCCGAGGGGCGGATGCCCCTCGCGGAGCACCTTCGCGAGCTCCGCAACCGGCTCGCCAAGGCGATGCTGGCGATCGTCGTCATCACGATCGTCGCCGCCTTCTTCTACAACGACATCATCAACTTGATCACCAAGCCGATCCTCGACTCGGTCGGCTGTGACAAGACCTTCGAGGAACTCGCCAGGTCGCAGTCCTCCAAGCCGTGTGCGCAGATCACCATCAACGGTCTGATCGCCCCCTTCACGCTGGCACTGAAGGTTTCCCTGATGGCCGGTGTCGTGCTGGCCTCGCCGGTCTGGCTCTACCAGCTGTGGGCCTTCGTCGCGCCGGGCCTGCACCGGCACGAGCGGAAGTACGCGTACGCCTTCGTCGGCACGGGCGCCCCGCTGTTCATCATCGGCGCCTACTTCGCCTACACGGTGCTTCCCACCACCGCGAAGGTGCTCCTCGAATTCACCCCGGGCGGCACATCCAACCTTCTCCCGCTGGACGACCTGCTCGACCTGGTCATGCGGATGGTGCTCGTCTTCGGCCTCTCGTTCGAGCTGCCTCTGCTGCTGGTCATGCTCAACCTCACCGGAGCGCTCACCGGCAAGCGCATGCTCGGCTGGTGGCGCGGCATGATCATGGGCATCACCGTCTTCGCGGCCATCGCCACGCCCAGCACCGACCCGCTGACCATGCTCATGCTGGCCGGGCCGATCTGGGTCCTGTACTTCGCGGCCGTCGCGTTCTCCCTGCTCAACGACCGCCGCCGCAGCCGCCGCGACGCCCTGGGCCCCGACGACGACGAGGCCTCCGAGCTGGATCTCACGCCTGACGACATCGGCGAGATCGAACCCGTGACCACCAGCCGGGCCGCTCTGCCCGAGCAGGCGACTTCGGACCGCTCGGACCGGGTCAACGGTTATGACGACGTGACCTGAAGATCGGCAGGCAGCTCATAGGGTCGGTCGCGTGACCAGCGAGATCACCCTCTTCGTCAACCCCACCGCGGGCCGCGGCCGGGGCGCCCGCGCGGCGCAGCCGGCCGCTTCCGCTTTGCGGGCGGCCGGATTCTCGGTGCGTACGGTGCTCGGCGAGGACGCCGCCGACGCCCTGGTGCGCGCCCGTGCCGCCGTCGAGGGCGGCACCGGAGCGCTGATCGCCGTCGGCGGTGACGGCATGGCCAACCTCGCGCTGCGGGCGGTCGCGGGCACCCGCACCCCGCTCGGCCTGGTCGCCGTCGGCACCGGCAACGACTTCGCCCGCGCCCTCGGCCTGCCCGTGCGCGAGCCGGCCGCCGCGGGCCGCATGATCGCCGACGCCCTCAAGTGCGGCCGGATCCGCGACATCGACCTCGGCCGGGTCGGCGACCGCTGGTTCGGCACGGTCCTCGCCTCCGGCTTCGACTCCCGCGTCAACGACCGGGGCAACCGCATGCGCTGGCCCTCGGGCCGCCTCAAGTACGACCTGGCGATGATCGCCGAACTCGCCGAGTTCCGGCCCGTCCCGTACCGCATCCGGCTCGACGACGGGGAGCTTCGTGAGATCGAGGCGACTCTGGTGGCCGTCGGCAACGGCTCGTCGTACGGCGGCGGAATGCGGATCTGCCCCGGCGCCGACCTCACCGACGGGCTGTTCGACATCACCGTGGTCGGGGACTGCAGCCGCAGGACCCTGCTGCGGGTGTTTCCGAAGGTGTACCGGGGGACCCACGCCGAACATCCGGCGGTGACCGTCATGCGCGCGGCCCGGGTCGAGATCGCCGCCGAGGGGATCACCGGGTACGCGGACGGGGAGCCGCTCGGCCCGCTGCCGCTGAGCGCGCGCTGCGTGCGCGGGGGCGTGCGCGTCGTCGGCCCCTGAACTGCGCCGATCCCCGGTTTCACAGGAATGGATCCGGATAATGATCGTCCTGTTGTCAGTGCGGCCCGGTACGCTCGAAAGCACGATGACAGAGGACCTCTCACCGGCCGAGCGGTACGCGGCAGCCCGCAAGCGTGCTGTCGAGCAGGCCACCGCGCTCGCCTCCTTCCGCGAGATGTACGACTTCGGCCTCGACCCCTTCCAGATCGAGGCCTGCCAGGCGCTCGAGGCGGGCAAGGGCGTCCTGGTCGCCGCACCCACCGGCTCGGGCAAGACGATCGTGGGCGAGTTCGCCGTCCACCTCGCTCTCCAGCAGGGCAAGAAGTGCTTCTACACGACACCCATCAAGGCGCTGTCGAACCAGAAGTACGCCGACCTGTGCCGCCGCTACGGCACGGACAAGGTGGGCCTGCTCACCGGCGACAACAGCGTCAACTCCGACGCCCCGGTGGTCGTGATGACCACCGAGGTGCTGCGGAACATGCTGTACGCCGGTTCGCAGACCCTCCTGGGCCTCGGCTACGTGGTCATGGACGAGGTGCACTACCTCTCCGACCGGTTCCGGGGCGCCGTCTGGGAAGAAGTGATCATCCACCTCCCCGAGTCGGTCACGCTCGTGTCGCTGTCGGCGACCGTGTCGAACGCCGAGGAGTTCGGCGACTGGCTCGACACGGTCCGCGGTGACACCGAGGTGATCGTCTCCGAGCACCGGCCCGTGCCGCTGTTCCAGCACGTGCTCGCCGGGCGGCGGATGTACGACCTGTTCGAGGAGGGCGAGGGCCACAAGAAGGCCGTCAACCCCGACCTCACCCGCATGGCGCGCATGGAGGCGAGCCGGCCGTCGTACCAGGACCGCCGCCGTGGCCGGTCCATGCGCGAGGCCGACCGCGAGCGCGACCGCAGACAGCGCTCCCGGGTGTGGACGCCGAGCCGGCCCGAGGTCATCGAACGGCTCGACGCCGAGGGGCTGCTGCCCGCCATCACCTTCATCTTCAGCCGTGCCGCCTGCGAGGCCGCCGTCCAGCAGTGCCTGTACGCGGGCCTCAGGCTCAACGCCGACGAGGCCCGCGGTCGGGTCCGCGCGCTCGTCGAGGAGCGCACGTCGTCCATCCCGACCGAGGACCTGCATGTCCTCGGGTACTACGAATGGCTGGAGGGCCTGGAGCGCGGCATCGCCGCCCACCACGCGGGGATGCTGCCGACCTTCAAGGAGGTCGTCGAGGAGCTCTTCGTACGCGGCCTGGTCAAGGCCGTGTTCGCGACCGAGACCCTCGCCCTCGGCATCAACATGCCCGCCCGCTCGGTGGTGCTGGAGAAGCTCGTCAAGTGGAACGGCGAGCAGCACGCGGACATCACCCCGGGCGAGTACACACAGTTGACGGGGCGTGCGGGGCGACGCGGCATCGATGTCGAGGGCCACGCGGTGGTGCTCTGGCAGCGCGGTTCGAGCCCCGAGCACCTCGCCGGTCTGGCCGGGACGCGCACCTACCCGCTGCGCTCCAGCTTCAGGCCGTCGTACAACATGGCCGTCAACCTGGTCGAGCAGTTCGGCCGGCACCGTTCGCGCGAGCTGCTGGAGACGTCCTTCGCGCAGTTCCAGGCGGACAAGTCGGTCGTCGGCATCTCCCGCCAGGTACAGCGCAACGAGGAGGGTCTGGAGGGCTACAAGGCCTCGATGACCTGCCACCTCGGCGACTTCGAGGAGTACGCGCGGCTGCGCCGCGAACTGAAGGACCGTGAGAACGACCTGGCGCGGCAGGGCGCGGCACAGCGGCGCGCCGAGGCCGCCGTCGCGCTGGAGAAGCTGAAGCCCGGTGACATCATCCATGTGCCCACCGGCAAGTACGCGGGCCTGGCGCTGGTGCTGGACCCGGGCCTGCCCGCGGGCCGGTCGAACGGCCACCGGGGCTTCGAGCACCACGACGGGCCGCGCCCGCTGGTGCTGACCGCCGAGCGGCAGGTGAAGCGGCTGGCGTCCATGGACTTCCCGGTGCCGGTCGAGCCGCTGGAGCGGATGCGGATCCCGAAGTCCTTCAACCCGCGTTCCCCGCAGTCCCGTCGGGACCTCGCCTCCGCGCTGCGCACCAAGGCCGGGCACATCCCGGCCGACCGGCACCGCAAGCGGCGCTCCCAGGCGGCCGACGACCGCGAGATCGCCCGGCTGCGGACCGAGCTGCGCGCGCACCCCTGCCACGGGTGCGACGACCGTGAGGACCACGCCCGTTGGGCCGAGCGCTACCACCGCCTGCTGCGGGACACCGGGCAGCTGGAGCGGCGCATCGAGGGCCGTACGAACACCATCGCGCGGACCTTCGACCGTATCGTCGCGCTGCTGACCGAGCTCGACTATCTGCGCGCCGACGAGGTCACCGAGCACGGCAAGCGGCTCGCGCGGCTCTACGGCGAGCTGGACCTGCTCGCCAGCGAGTGCCTGCGCGAGGGCGTCTGGGAAGGGCTCGGTCCGGCCGAACTGGCGGGCTGCGTCTCGGCGTTGGTGTACGAGGCGCGTGCGGCGGACGACGCGATGGCGCCGAAGCTGCCGTCGGGGAAGGCCAAGGCCGCGCTGGGCGAGATGGTGCGGATCTGGGGGCGGCTGGACGCGCTGGAGGAGGAGTTCCGGATCACCCAGACCGAGGGTGTCGGGCAGCGTGAGCCGGACCTGGGGTTCGCCTGGGCCGCGTACATGTGGGCCTCCGGGGCGGGGCTGGACGAGGTGCTGCGCGAGGCGGAGATGCCGGCGGGGGACTTCGTGCGGTGGTGCAAGCAGGTCATCGATGTGCTGGGGCAGATCGCGGCGGCGGCGCCGCAGGGGTCTTCCGTGGTGAAGAACGCGCGTAAGGCTGTTGATCTGTTGCTGCGGGGGGTTGTCGCCTACTCGTCGGTGGGGTGATCGTTTGCTGCGCGGGTGTCCGCCCGGATGTGGTTGCTCGCGCAGTTCCCCGCGCCCCTTAAGGGGCGATGTTCTGAAGGCCACTCACTCGTCACGGTGAGTGGTTTTCGTATGCCCGTACGTCGTTACGTACGGCATTCGAATGATCTCGCAGCGTGTAAACGACCGAGCGTACTATCCCCTCGCGTCCGGTTTCCGGTGGATGCCGAATATGACACGGCGATGATCCGGTCGGACTAAGCTCGCCCGCAGCGCACCGGCTTGAGATGAATTCGTGCGCTTGTTCCCCAATTGTGCGGAACTCCAGCCGACT of the Streptomyces koelreuteriae genome contains:
- the tatA gene encoding Sec-independent protein translocase subunit TatA → MFGRLGAPEIILILVVIILLFGAKKLPDMARSLGKSARILKSEAKAMKDENKSSTTPAGPPNNDEQSSHRTIQAAPGDVTSSRPVNEPTDTTKR
- the tatC gene encoding twin-arginine translocase subunit TatC, which encodes MLKSARKQEKDPEGRMPLAEHLRELRNRLAKAMLAIVVITIVAAFFYNDIINLITKPILDSVGCDKTFEELARSQSSKPCAQITINGLIAPFTLALKVSLMAGVVLASPVWLYQLWAFVAPGLHRHERKYAYAFVGTGAPLFIIGAYFAYTVLPTTAKVLLEFTPGGTSNLLPLDDLLDLVMRMVLVFGLSFELPLLLVMLNLTGALTGKRMLGWWRGMIMGITVFAAIATPSTDPLTMLMLAGPIWVLYFAAVAFSLLNDRRRSRRDALGPDDDEASELDLTPDDIGEIEPVTTSRAALPEQATSDRSDRVNGYDDVT
- a CDS encoding CpXC domain-containing protein, whose translation is MSESVAPGVRGMTVESAFAGMTSVSPVVFKAGCPDCRERFELTAAALRLAIGATSRTTFYSFTCPECGASVRKPAGERIVELLTGGGVRTLRLAPTP
- a CDS encoding DEAD/DEAH box helicase, coding for MIVLLSVRPGTLESTMTEDLSPAERYAAARKRAVEQATALASFREMYDFGLDPFQIEACQALEAGKGVLVAAPTGSGKTIVGEFAVHLALQQGKKCFYTTPIKALSNQKYADLCRRYGTDKVGLLTGDNSVNSDAPVVVMTTEVLRNMLYAGSQTLLGLGYVVMDEVHYLSDRFRGAVWEEVIIHLPESVTLVSLSATVSNAEEFGDWLDTVRGDTEVIVSEHRPVPLFQHVLAGRRMYDLFEEGEGHKKAVNPDLTRMARMEASRPSYQDRRRGRSMREADRERDRRQRSRVWTPSRPEVIERLDAEGLLPAITFIFSRAACEAAVQQCLYAGLRLNADEARGRVRALVEERTSSIPTEDLHVLGYYEWLEGLERGIAAHHAGMLPTFKEVVEELFVRGLVKAVFATETLALGINMPARSVVLEKLVKWNGEQHADITPGEYTQLTGRAGRRGIDVEGHAVVLWQRGSSPEHLAGLAGTRTYPLRSSFRPSYNMAVNLVEQFGRHRSRELLETSFAQFQADKSVVGISRQVQRNEEGLEGYKASMTCHLGDFEEYARLRRELKDRENDLARQGAAQRRAEAAVALEKLKPGDIIHVPTGKYAGLALVLDPGLPAGRSNGHRGFEHHDGPRPLVLTAERQVKRLASMDFPVPVEPLERMRIPKSFNPRSPQSRRDLASALRTKAGHIPADRHRKRRSQAADDREIARLRTELRAHPCHGCDDREDHARWAERYHRLLRDTGQLERRIEGRTNTIARTFDRIVALLTELDYLRADEVTEHGKRLARLYGELDLLASECLREGVWEGLGPAELAGCVSALVYEARAADDAMAPKLPSGKAKAALGEMVRIWGRLDALEEEFRITQTEGVGQREPDLGFAWAAYMWASGAGLDEVLREAEMPAGDFVRWCKQVIDVLGQIAAAAPQGSSVVKNARKAVDLLLRGVVAYSSVG
- a CDS encoding diacylglycerol kinase codes for the protein MTSEITLFVNPTAGRGRGARAAQPAASALRAAGFSVRTVLGEDAADALVRARAAVEGGTGALIAVGGDGMANLALRAVAGTRTPLGLVAVGTGNDFARALGLPVREPAAAGRMIADALKCGRIRDIDLGRVGDRWFGTVLASGFDSRVNDRGNRMRWPSGRLKYDLAMIAELAEFRPVPYRIRLDDGELREIEATLVAVGNGSSYGGGMRICPGADLTDGLFDITVVGDCSRRTLLRVFPKVYRGTHAEHPAVTVMRAARVEIAAEGITGYADGEPLGPLPLSARCVRGGVRVVGP